Proteins from one bacterium genomic window:
- a CDS encoding acetolactate decarboxylase: MTWKRWIALAFLIQACESPQNYSVEYRGSLKSIMHEGNTSATIALDSLKNRDHLYALGAAENLDGEILIWNSRPLTAHANGDSLSIDSTFDPKAALLVFVSVPKWKEMLLPESVKTIADLENYIKETLNNPEFPVSFLITGEIESLNWHVVRPGNGEELLPHDQHAQSGIRGNLTGVGVNILGFYSSKHQGVFTHHSSNVHMHVTTDDKKTSAHVDEVLFNGQAKIFLPE; encoded by the coding sequence ATGACGTGGAAACGATGGATTGCTCTGGCTTTTTTGATTCAGGCTTGCGAAAGCCCACAAAATTATTCTGTCGAGTATCGCGGTTCTCTGAAGTCTATCATGCATGAAGGTAATACAAGCGCGACGATTGCATTGGACAGTCTGAAAAACCGCGATCATTTGTACGCGCTTGGAGCTGCGGAAAATCTGGATGGCGAAATTTTGATTTGGAATAGCCGGCCGCTGACGGCCCACGCCAACGGCGATTCGCTAAGTATAGACTCTACATTCGATCCTAAAGCGGCATTACTGGTCTTTGTGAGTGTGCCAAAGTGGAAGGAAATGCTGCTGCCTGAATCTGTTAAAACGATTGCGGACTTGGAAAATTATATCAAAGAAACGCTGAACAATCCGGAGTTTCCGGTTTCATTTTTGATCACCGGAGAAATTGAATCATTGAATTGGCATGTTGTCCGCCCGGGGAACGGCGAAGAATTGCTTCCTCACGATCAGCACGCACAGAGTGGAATTCGAGGTAATTTGACGGGTGTGGGTGTGAATATCTTAGGTTTTTATTCATCCAAACATCAGGGAGTTTTCACGCATCATTCATCGAATGTGCACATGCATGTCACTACGGATGATAAAAAAACATCCGCCCATGTCGATGAAGTGCTTTTTAACGGGCAGGCGAAAATATTTCTACCGGAGTAA
- a CDS encoding RHS repeat-associated core domain-containing protein has protein sequence MNMSYDGTERRVYRKDIVSGVTTEVLYLHDGMNAIVEKDKNGNSTEYVYGPTGIIFIKTATQTNFVLKDHLGSIRATINTAELPYAAVGYDYSAFGTILSTVSNSGYFYTGQEYDKTSGLHNFKARMYDSDLAMFYGVDAAGQYASPFAFVGNNPITRRDPSGNFSFDLKNLIPGYSVYSLGRNIVRAYNNAGGGLHGIGEAFSVVNRTIISVGASVAVGGVTGNVLAGAGIAEGGFLNMAGSGAAGGAAGSAAGGGNIGDGAISGAIGGAIGYGANQILNFVQHRNPNEFMSQTTTNGNSETNPSELELHEYAEKKFGAKEGEFAVNRLYLASESQVPPGWRYTESSLLGNQPNWFKRFLFGEITALGVTRPSSISGLADIWIAPAAFASPEQLYYTVGHELIHAYHIHINNGLLDVYKSEHAAYLWMYQKAIFYRDMDIAREAFQSWQYYKSYSGYPYPGSSSWSAPWHGF, from the coding sequence ATGAATATGTCGTATGATGGCACTGAGAGAAGAGTTTATCGAAAAGACATCGTATCGGGCGTGACCACAGAAGTTCTATACCTGCACGACGGAATGAATGCGATCGTGGAGAAAGACAAGAATGGCAATTCAACGGAATATGTATATGGGCCTACCGGAATTATTTTTATAAAGACAGCTACACAGACGAATTTTGTATTAAAAGATCATTTAGGATCGATACGAGCCACGATTAATACTGCGGAGTTGCCTTATGCGGCTGTAGGCTATGACTACAGCGCATTTGGTACGATTTTGAGCACGGTTTCAAATTCAGGGTATTTCTACACGGGTCAGGAATACGACAAGACTTCAGGTCTGCATAATTTCAAAGCGAGGATGTATGATAGTGATTTAGCGATGTTTTATGGAGTAGATGCTGCTGGACAGTATGCAAGTCCTTTTGCATTCGTCGGTAATAATCCTATAACTAGACGAGACCCTAGCGGAAACTTTTCATTTGATTTGAAGAATTTAATACCAGGTTATAGCGTATATTCGCTTGGTAGAAATATTGTGAGAGCTTACAATAATGCCGGTGGCGGTTTGCATGGAATTGGGGAAGCTTTCTCAGTCGTAAATAGAACGATTATCAGCGTCGGAGCCAGTGTAGCGGTGGGGGGTGTCACAGGAAATGTATTGGCTGGAGCCGGAATTGCGGAAGGCGGTTTTTTAAATATGGCCGGATCAGGAGCCGCTGGCGGTGCTGCCGGTTCTGCAGCGGGAGGAGGCAATATTGGCGATGGCGCGATTAGTGGAGCGATTGGTGGAGCAATTGGATATGGCGCAAATCAAATTTTGAATTTCGTTCAACATAGAAATCCCAATGAATTTATGAGTCAAACCACCACGAATGGTAACTCAGAAACAAATCCAAGTGAATTAGAGTTGCACGAATACGCTGAAAAAAAGTTTGGAGCCAAAGAAGGAGAATTTGCTGTAAATAGACTATACCTAGCATCAGAATCGCAAGTTCCGCCTGGCTGGAGGTACACAGAAAGTAGTTTATTAGGTAATCAGCCAAATTGGTTTAAAAGATTTTTATTTGGAGAAATAACCGCCTTAGGAGTTACTCGACCATCATCAATTAGTGGCCTTGCAGATATTTGGATTGCCCCTGCGGCATTTGCTTCACCGGAGCAATTATATTATACGGTAGGGCATGAATTGATTCATGCTTACCATATTCATATTAATAATGGCTTACTCGATGTCTACAAAAGTGAACATGCCGCATATCTATGGATGTATCAAAAAGCAATATTTTATCGCGATATGGATATTGCCCGCGAAGCTTTTCAGTCGTGGCAATATTATAAATCGTATTCAGGTTATCCATATCCAGGCTCAAGCTCATGGAGCGCTCCTTGGCATGGATTTTAA
- a CDS encoding RHS repeat-associated core domain-containing protein — translation MANSNQMQMNYDGTERRVYKKDIVSGVTTEVLYLHDGMNAIVEKDKNGNSTEYVYGPTGIIFIKTATQTNFVLKDHLGSIRATINTAELPYAAVGYDYSAFGTILSTVSNSGYFFTGQEYDKTSGLHNFKARMYDSDLAMFYGGDPAEQGNSPFAYAGNNPIMRVDKNGKFWMAVLAAAYVGGYWGGVRAHESHTNIWEGIITGGVSGAAGGATGAAFGNVYGIVSNGIVGAISAGISSSVNAAITGQNTNSIGNDILKGGITAAAFSAIDIGTSLLAKGQQNDIGYFEGQGKISDPDFVGKALNSMETNGGQSGKVQSKLLEEKAKIGFTNSKMVSLAHTAIVPKTWKDALFGGLFFEAELIPYIELKPQNIFDPHYKADKWLEAGIDPSDYISKTVEILYHESAHAFGLFDFSPKYGPYRYYSPSELDHHSMNYEIWDHKIGQLTKNWIMNVYLPNKNGY, via the coding sequence ATGGCCAACAGCAATCAAATGCAGATGAATTACGATGGGACGGAGAGACGTGTTTATAAAAAAGACATCGTATCGGGCGTGACCACGGAAGTGCTTTACTTGCACGATGGAATGAATGCGATCGTGGAGAAAGACAAGAATGGTAATTCGACGGAATATGTATATGGTCCTACCGGAATTATTTTTATAAAGACAGCTACACAGACGAATTTTGTATTGAAAGATCACTTAGGATCGATACGAGCCACGATTAATACTGCGGAGTTGCCTTATGCGGCTGTAGGATATGACTATAGCGCATTTGGTACGATTTTGAGCACGGTTTCAAATTCAGGGTATTTCTTCACGGGTCAGGAATACGACAAGACTTCAGGTTTGCATAATTTCAAAGCGAGGATGTATGATAGTGATTTAGCGATGTTTTATGGTGGCGATCCTGCGGAGCAAGGAAACTCACCATTTGCGTATGCCGGAAACAACCCAATTATGCGAGTTGATAAAAACGGAAAATTTTGGATGGCTGTTCTGGCTGCTGCTTATGTAGGAGGATATTGGGGAGGAGTACGCGCTCATGAAAGTCATACAAATATTTGGGAAGGAATCATCACAGGTGGAGTCAGTGGTGCTGCTGGAGGGGCTACTGGTGCCGCTTTTGGAAATGTTTATGGAATAGTTTCTAATGGAATAGTTGGTGCAATCAGTGCGGGAATTTCATCAAGTGTAAATGCGGCTATAACCGGACAAAATACAAACTCAATTGGAAACGATATTCTGAAAGGAGGAATTACTGCTGCTGCATTCTCAGCCATAGATATAGGGACATCATTGTTAGCGAAAGGTCAACAGAATGACATCGGTTATTTTGAAGGTCAAGGAAAAATTAGCGATCCTGATTTTGTTGGAAAAGCTCTAAATTCCATGGAAACAAATGGCGGGCAAAGTGGTAAGGTACAGTCTAAATTACTAGAGGAAAAAGCTAAAATTGGATTTACCAACAGTAAAATGGTTTCATTGGCTCATACCGCAATAGTACCCAAAACTTGGAAGGATGCCTTGTTCGGTGGTTTGTTTTTTGAAGCGGAATTAATTCCCTATATTGAACTAAAACCTCAAAATATTTTTGATCCACATTATAAAGCAGATAAATGGTTGGAGGCTGGTATAGATCCAAGCGATTATATTTCAAAAACCGTCGAAATTCTTTATCATGAATCTGCTCATGCCTTTGGTTTATTTGATTTTTCTCCTAAGTATGGACCATATCGATATTATTCTCCTTCAGAGTTGGATCACCATAGTATGAACTACGAGATATGGGATCACAAAATCGGGCAGTTGACAAAAAATTGGATAATGAATGTTTATTTACCAAACAAAAACGGATATTAA
- a CDS encoding cation transporter, translating into MKLTLLLIGLVSIVAAVVTGQDKSNKETIINLPTIKCSMCVKTVKKAVGKLDGIVETNIDLDKKTATVKYDPAKVTVADIEKAITASGYNANESKRDADAYSKLPDCCQ; encoded by the coding sequence ATGAAACTGACATTATTATTAATCGGTTTGGTCAGCATCGTGGCCGCAGTTGTTACCGGCCAGGATAAGTCTAATAAAGAAACGATCATCAACTTACCGACTATCAAGTGTTCGATGTGCGTGAAAACCGTCAAAAAAGCCGTCGGAAAACTCGACGGAATTGTCGAAACAAACATCGATCTCGATAAAAAAACCGCCACTGTAAAATATGATCCGGCTAAAGTAACCGTCGCCGATATTGAAAAAGCAATTACGGCTTCCGGCTATAATGCCAATGAAAGTAAGCGCGATGCGGATGCTTACAGCAAACTTCCCGACTGTTGCCAATAA
- a CDS encoding RHS repeat-associated core domain-containing protein has translation MNMSYDGTERRVYRKDIVSGVTTEVLYLHDGMNAIVEKDKNGNSTEYVYGPTGIIFIKTATQTNFVLKDHLGSIRATINTAELPYAAVGYDYSAFGTILSTVSNSGYFYTGQEYDKTSGLHNFKARMYDSDLAMFYGTDPAGQYSSPYTYVGNNPVIRRDPSGNFSIKFDFKNLIPGYAVYSFGRNIVSAYNNAGGGLYGIGMAFSVANRSIISAGYAYVIQGVTGQYLPIIGIEGGLPKEIITGAAGGGAASAPSGSNFLNAVAQGAALNGASAIAGRFFSRTVAALNESINSSSNNQNFVPPDPEFANKALEEMKLYGGEEGILQYEEIVTNNTAIKINNEIKTYAQYEAYDSWWNFVIGRKDPAIYLNASRLFNPTLDVETWNSVGISSYDYLSKTVEALYHESGHLYGLPSYVNGVMKRLPNAQITHGFNSHTMFQYPIGELTKAWLQNVFVPNLHKSGVICR, from the coding sequence ATGAATATGTCGTATGACGGTACTGAGAGGAGAGTTTATCGAAAAGACATCGTATCGGGTGTGACCACAGAAGTTCTATACCTGCACGACGGAATGAATGCGATCGTGGAGAAAGACAAGAATGGTAATTCGACGGAATATGTATATGGGCCTACCGGAATTATTTTTATAAAGACAGCTACACAGACGAATTTTGTATTGAAAGATCACTTAGGATCGATACGAGCCACGATTAATACTGCGGAGCTGCCCTATGCGGCTGTAGGCTATGACTATAGCGCATTTGGTACGATTTTGAGCACGGTTTCAAATTCAGGATATTTCTACACGGGTCAGGAATATGATAAGACTTCAGGTCTGCATAATTTCAAGGCGAGGATGTATGATAGTGATTTAGCGATGTTTTATGGGACGGATCCGGCAGGGCAGTATTCATCGCCTTATACTTATGTCGGGAATAATCCGGTTATACGAAGAGACCCGAGTGGTAATTTTTCTATTAAATTTGATTTTAAGAACTTGATTCCAGGGTATGCTGTTTATTCGTTTGGTAGAAATATTGTAAGCGCATACAACAATGCTGGCGGAGGGCTTTATGGGATAGGAATGGCTTTTTCTGTAGCAAATAGATCGATTATCAGCGCTGGTTATGCTTACGTAATACAGGGTGTAACCGGACAATATTTACCAATAATTGGAATTGAGGGTGGGTTACCAAAAGAGATTATTACTGGAGCAGCAGGAGGGGGTGCAGCAAGCGCTCCAAGTGGCAGCAACTTTTTGAATGCAGTTGCTCAAGGTGCTGCCTTGAATGGTGCGAGTGCAATTGCAGGTCGTTTTTTTTCAAGAACGGTCGCAGCACTAAATGAGAGTATAAATAGTAGTAGTAATAATCAAAATTTTGTTCCTCCTGATCCAGAGTTTGCTAACAAAGCCCTTGAAGAAATGAAATTATATGGTGGCGAAGAAGGCATATTACAATATGAAGAGATAGTGACCAATAACACCGCTATAAAGATAAATAACGAAATTAAAACATATGCGCAATATGAGGCTTATGACTCCTGGTGGAATTTTGTAATTGGAAGAAAGGACCCTGCAATTTATCTTAATGCCAGCCGTCTGTTTAATCCAACATTGGACGTAGAAACTTGGAATAGTGTGGGTATCAGTTCTTATGATTATTTGTCAAAAACTGTAGAAGCGTTGTATCATGAGTCAGGCCATTTGTACGGATTGCCATCATATGTTAATGGAGTAATGAAACGACTACCTAATGCTCAAATCACTCATGGCTTCAATTCTCACACAATGTTTCAGTATCCTATTGGTGAATTAACTAAAGCATGGTTACAAAACGTATTTGTACCTAATTTACATAAAAGTGGAGTTATTTGCAGATGA
- a CDS encoding efflux RND transporter periplasmic adaptor subunit, protein MKSFLMLVSFTTVFLLFSGCNSKTENSTDGHADQKIIYYCPMHPQITSDKPGVCPICHMDLVKKSDDGDVDVMAMSDDLKLSDRKQVLANVSTMKVVSSELSKKITAYSYLDFAEQNRRVITARFNGRIEKLYVNTTGDYIGKGQPLFDIYSPDLLQAQNEYLIALNSKSGFDETLIKSARKKLELYGITTEQIQSLEKTKEPQYVLTFLSPFSGTVIEKNIQEGQYVNEGSKLYDVADLSVLWNLAEVYENDLPYIKPGRNVELKTQSYPNEAFRGTVTFIYPIVNSQTRTVKIRSEFVNVGNKLKPQMYGESVFSVSLGKGIAIPSDAVLFTGKRNVVWIKTGHNAFEAKDVTVGMKIDGQYQIISGLKEGDEIAVTGGFLIDSESQLRAGLVTEEHQHD, encoded by the coding sequence ATGAAATCATTTTTAATGCTCGTCAGTTTTACGACCGTCTTTCTGCTATTCAGTGGCTGTAACAGTAAAACGGAGAATTCGACCGATGGTCATGCCGATCAGAAGATCATTTATTATTGCCCGATGCATCCGCAGATTACTTCAGACAAACCGGGCGTGTGCCCGATCTGTCACATGGATCTTGTTAAGAAATCCGATGATGGTGATGTCGACGTTATGGCAATGAGCGATGACTTGAAACTGAGCGACCGTAAACAAGTTTTGGCCAATGTTTCAACCATGAAAGTGGTGTCATCGGAATTGTCTAAAAAAATTACGGCTTACAGTTATCTCGATTTTGCCGAGCAGAACCGGCGCGTCATCACGGCCCGGTTCAACGGACGCATCGAAAAATTATACGTCAATACAACCGGCGATTACATCGGTAAAGGCCAGCCGTTATTTGACATCTATAGCCCCGATTTATTACAGGCACAAAACGAATACTTGATTGCTCTTAATTCTAAATCCGGTTTTGACGAAACGCTGATCAAATCCGCCAGAAAAAAACTTGAATTGTACGGAATCACCACTGAACAAATTCAATCACTGGAAAAAACAAAAGAGCCGCAGTACGTGCTGACTTTTTTATCGCCTTTCAGCGGAACGGTTATCGAAAAAAATATCCAGGAAGGTCAGTACGTCAATGAAGGAAGCAAATTGTACGATGTAGCCGATCTATCCGTTCTATGGAATCTTGCCGAAGTGTATGAAAATGATTTGCCTTATATCAAGCCCGGCAGAAACGTTGAATTAAAAACGCAGTCCTATCCCAATGAGGCTTTTCGCGGAACGGTGACATTCATTTATCCCATCGTCAATTCACAAACCCGTACGGTCAAAATTCGTTCGGAATTTGTCAACGTCGGCAACAAACTCAAACCGCAAATGTACGGAGAATCGGTTTTTTCAGTAAGTCTCGGCAAAGGCATTGCGATTCCATCCGACGCGGTGTTATTCACAGGCAAGCGTAATGTTGTGTGGATCAAAACGGGTCACAACGCTTTCGAAGCCAAAGACGTTACGGTTGGAATGAAGATCGACGGGCAGTATCAAATTATTTCCGGATTAAAAGAAGGCGATGAAATTGCTGTCACAGGCGGTTTCCTGATCGATTCTGAGAGTCAATTGAGAGCAGGATTAGTTACCGAAGAGCATCAGCATGATTAA